The DNA segment GGGCCGAGGAGGGCCGGGTGACGACCTATGACGATCGGGCGAGCCAGGGGGGCGTCCCCGCTCGAACGGAGTCGGGCGCGGGGCGGGAGCTGACCGCCACCGCGGAGCGTGTCCGCGCTTCGGTGGAGGACGTGATCGAGGGCAAGCCCGAGGTCGTACGGCTCGCGCTGACCGTGCTGCTGGCCGAGGGGCATCTGCTGATCGAGGACGTCCCCGGGGTGGGCAAGACCATGCTGGCCAAGGCGCTGGCGCGGTCCATCGACTGCTCGGTGCGGCGCATCCAGTTCACCCCGGACCTGCTGCCCTCGGACATCACCGGGGTGTCCATCTGGGACCAGCGGGGCGGTGACTTCGAGTTCAAGCCGGGTGCGATCTTCGCGCAGATCGTGATCGGCGACGAGATCAACCGCGCCTCCCCCAAGACCCAGTCGGCGCTGCTGGAGTCCATGGAGGAGCGCCAGGTCACCATCGACGGCCACACCTACGAACTGCCGAGCCCCTTCATGGTGGTGGCGACCCAGAACCCGGTCGAGATGGAGGGCACGTACCCGCTGCCCGAGGCCCAGCGCGACCGCTTCATGGCCCGGGTCTCCGTGGGCTACCCCAGCGTCGAGGCCGAGCTGCGGATGCTGGACGTGCACGGCGGGGCCTCCCCGCTGGAGGACCTGGAACCGGTGGCGCACGCGCACGAGATCGTGAAGCTGATCGAGACGGTGCGCGCGGTGCACGTCTCGGAGGCCGTGCGGCGGTACGCGGTGGAGCTGGTCGCCGCCACCCGCTCCCACCCCGACCTCAGACTCGGCGCCTCCCCGCGCGCGACGCTGCATCTGCTGCGCGCGGCGAAGGCGTCCGCCGCCCTGGAGGGCCGGGAGTACGCGCTGCCGGACGACCTCCAGACGCTCGCCCCGTCCGTGCTGGCCCACCGGCTGCTGCCCACCTCGGAGGCCCAGCTCAACGGCCGGTCGGCCGAGGACGTGGTGCGGGAGATCATCCAGCACACGGCCGTACCCACCACCGCCCGGCAGAGCGGGTACGAGGGTCTGGACGCCTCGCCTGCCCAACCCCCGCGGCCGCTGCGGCCTCCCCGGGGTCTGTGATGTCCGCCGGGGGGCGGGGCGGGGTGCGGGCCACGCTGTCGGGTCTGACCACGCGCGGGCGCTCCTTCCTCGCCGCCGGGGTCGCGGCCGCGATCTGCGCCTATGTGCTGGGCCAGGACGACCTGCTGCGGGTGGGGCTGCTGCTGGCGGTGCTGCCGCTGCTCTGCGCGGCCGTCCTGCACCGCACCCGGCACCGGGTGACCGCCGAGCGCGGCCTGGCCCCCACGCGGGTGCCCGCGACCGGGGAGGCGCGGGTCCGGCTGCGCGTGGACAACGTCTCCCGGCTGCCCACCGGCCTGCTGATGCTCCAGGACCGGGTGCCGTACGTGCTGGGCCCCCGGCCGCGTTTCGTGCTGGACCGGGTCGAGCCTGGCGGGCACCGCGAGGTGTCCTACCGGGTGCGCTCGGACCTGCGCGGCAGATACCGCCTCGGCCCGCTCCAGGTGCGGCTGAGCGACCCGTTCGGGATGTGCGAGCTGACCCGGTCCTTCTCGGCGCACGACACGCTCACGGTGCTGCCCCGGGTGGAGCCGCTGCCGCCGGTCCGGTTCGGCGGGGAGGCGCTCGGGCACGGCGACGGACGGCAGCGCTCGCTGGCGCTGGCCGGCGAGGACGACCTGATCCCGCGCGGCTACCGGCACGGCGACGACCTGCGCCGGGTGCACTGGCGCTCCACCGCCCGGCACGGCGAGCTGATGGTGCGCCGCGAGGAGCAGCCCCGCCGTTCGCGCTGCACGGTGCTGCTGGACACCCGCGCGGTGGCCTACGAGGGCGCGGGCCCCGGCTCGGCCTTCGAGTGGGCGGTGTCGGCGGCCGCCTCGGTGGTGTCGCACCTGCTGGAGCGCGGTTTCTCGGTGCGGCTGCTGACGGACTTCGGGGTGACGGTGTCCGGCGAGGGCGGCTCGGGGCACGAACGGGCGGCGGCGGCCGCGCTGATGATGGACACCCTCGCGGTGATCGACCACTCCGACGGCACCGACCTGGCGGGCGCGTACGACGTGCTGCGGGACGGGCACGACGGGCTGCTGGTCGCCTTCCTCGGTGACCTGGACGGCGGACAGGCGGCCTCGGTGGCGCGGATGCGCCGGCGCGGGGGCGCGGTCGCCTTCGTGCTGGACCCGGACGACTGGACGCGCGAGCCGACGGCGGTACCGCAGCCGAACGCCCCGCTCCCCCAGCGGCTGCGGGTGCTGCGGGAGGGCGGCTGGACGGCGCTCGGGGTGCCGCCCGGGGCCGCGCTGGAGGAGCTGTGGCGGCAGGCGGACCGGGAGCGGCCGGGTCCGGCCGCGCTGAGCGGGAAGGTACGGGGATGAGCGGGCGGGCACGACTGGCGCTGTGCGCGGCGGCGGCGACCCTGATGGCGTCCTCGGCCCTGCTGCCGCTGGTCGACGGCCCGACCTGGCTGCTGCTGTCGGCGCTGCTGGTGGCCGTGCAGGCGGGGGTGGGCATCGCGGCCCGGCGGATTCCCCTGTCCCGGTCGCTGACGCTGCTGGCGCAGCTGCTGGTGACGCTGGTGCTGCTGACCCTGGTCTTCGCGCGGGCCGAGGCGCTGGGCGGACTGCTGCCGGGGCCGGACGCGTTCCTGCGGTTCGGGGCGCTGTTCGGGCAGGGCGCGGACGACGTGAGCCACTACGCGATCCCGGCGCCGCTCACCGACGGCATCCGGCTGCTGCTGGTCGGCGGGGTGCTGCTGGTGCATCTGCTAGTGGACACCCTCGCGGTGACCTTCCGGCGGGCGGCTCCGGCGGGCCTGCCGCTGCTGGCGCTGTACTCGGTGGCGGCCGGGCTGTCGGACGGGGCGGCGGACTGGCTGTGGTTCCTGGTGGCGGCGGCCGGCTATCTGATGCTGCTGCTCGCTGAGGGCCGGGAGCGGCTCGCCCAGTGGGGCCGGGTCTTCGGCGGCGCCCCGCGCGCGGGTGCCCCGGCGGGCGGGGTGACGGCACCGGCGCGCACCGGCCGCCGGATCGGCGCGGTGGCGCTGGGCGTGGCCCTGGTGGTACCGCTGGCCCTGCCGACGCTGCACGGCGGGCTGCTGGGCCGGGCGGGCTCGGGCGTCGGCGCGGGCAACGGCCGGGGCGGCACCATCTCGGCGGTGAACCCCCTGGTCTCGCTGCGGGACAGCCTGAACGTGGACGACGACCGCCAGGTGCTCTCCCTGCGGCCCAGCTCCGGCGAGGTGCCGGACATGTACGTGCGGATAGTGTCCCTGGACGACTTCGACGGCACCGACTGGAAGCCGTCCCAGCGCCGCATCGCCGCGGTGCCCGGGGTCTTCCCGGCCCCGGAGGGCCTGAGCGACGACGTCAGGCGGACCACGCTGCGCACGGTGATCACGGCGGCGGACTGGTACGCCCAGGACTGGCTGCCGATGCCGTATCCGCCGAGCGGGGTCCGGATCGACGGCAACTGGCGGTACGAGCCGGTCGGCATGACCCTGGTCGGCGACCACGGCCAGACCACGCGCGGCGAGATCTACCAGGTCACCAGCCTGGAACTGCAGCCGACCGCGAAGCAGCTCGCCGACGCCCCGAAGCCGCCGGCCGCGCTGGAGCGGGAGTACACCCGGGTGCCGTCCCGGCTGCCGGACGTGGTGGCGCGCACCGCCGAGGAGGTCACCTCGGGGGCCCGCAACCACTACGAGGAGGCGGTACGGCTCCAGGACTGGTTCTCGGTGGACGGCGGCTTCCGGTACGACACCGAGGTGCAGGTGGGCCGGGGCGCCGACGCGATCGCCAACTTCCTCAAGAAGAAGGAGGGGTTCTGCGTCCACTTCTCCTTCGCCATGGCGGCGATGGCCCGCACGCTGGGCATTCCGGCCCGGGTGGCGGTGGGTTTCGCACCGGGCACCCCGCAGGGCGACGGCTCGGTGTCGGTGAGCCTGCGGGACGCGCACGCCTGGCCGGAGCTGTACTTCCAGGGCGTGGGCTGGACCCGGTTCGAGCCGACGCCGACCCGGGGCACGACTCCGGCGTACACCCAGCAGGACACCCCGAGCAGCGCCCGCCCGGACCAGGAGCTGCCCTCGCGGGGGGCGTCCAGGGAGCCTTCGGCGGCGGCGACCGGGAGTGAGAGCTGCGCGGCGCAGGACAAGTCGGGCGCCTGTGCCGACCCGTCGGCGGCCGTCGCGGCGCCGGGTGGGGGTGGGGGGCCGTCCGGCGGGCTGTGGGCGGCGCTGATCGCGCTGGGCGCGCTGGCGCTGGTGGCGCTCCCGCTGTCCCCGATGCTGTGGCGGACCCGGGTGCGGGCGAGACGGCTGGACGGGCACTCCCCCGACCCGGCCCGGCGGACACTGGCGGCCTGGCGGGAGCTGACCGACAGTGCCTGGGACCACGGGGTGATACCGGACGACTCGCTGACCCCGCGCGGCTCGGCGGCCCGGATCGTGCGGCTGGGACAGCTGGACGGGGAGGCCGGGGCCGCGGTGCACCGGGTGGCGGCCGCCCTGGAGCAGGTGCTGTACGCCCCGGAGCCGCGTCCGGCGCCGGGCCTGGCACAGGACGTGCGCCGGGTCATCGCCGGCCTGGCGGCCCCGGTGGGCCGGGGCACCCGGCTGCGGGCCCTGTTCGCCCCGCGCTCGGCCCGGCGGGTGCTGTGGTCGGCCCAGGAGGGCTGGGCTTCCCTCCGGGCCCGCGCGGCGGCGCTGCGGCCGGTGCGCGGGGAGGCTTGACGGCGGCGCGACACGGCCGAGGCGGCAGACGGCTGGGGCGGATACGGCCGAGGGGGTGACCACCGGGATCGGCGGTCACCCCCTCGTACGAAAGCTGGGGAGTCGGCGGGCGGGCTCAGTGGCCCTGTTCGTCCCGGCGGCGCTGCCAGCGGTCCTCGATGCGTTCCATGACGGTACGTTTCCGCCGGACGGGACGGCGCCTGGTGTGGCCCTTGGGGGTTTCACCCGGCTTGGGTGCCTTGCGCCATCCGGTGACTGCGAGCACGGCACAGCCGAGCATCACGAGGAAGCCGACGACACTGATCCAGATCAACTGGGCGACCATACCGGCCATGAGGAGCGCGATACCGACGAGGAAGCCCGCGACCGCCTGATAGACCCGGCGCCGGGTGTAGGTCCGCAGCCCGTTTCCCTCAAGCGCCGACGCGAACTTGGGATCTTCGGCGTACAGCGCTCGCTCCATCTGCTCGAGCATGCGCTGCTCGTGCTCCGAGAGCGGCACGGAGTCCTCCTCATCGTGCAGTCGCCGGGGCGACTCTGGGGGGTCCTTTCAGGATAGGCAGGGAATCGCCCCCGTGAAACCCGCCCCTCTGCGCCATCTGGCCAACCGGTCCGTCAGGGCGTCCCGGCTCGCTGAGGCTGTCATTCCCCGGCGGCCGACCCGTCATGCCGGTCGGTGTACCTCGATCATACGGCGCAAACCCCTCGATCGGGGGGCTTGTGGCGTACTCCATCTGCCGCCGCGCCCCTGATCAGCGCCGTGTCCCGTGGGGCAGGGTCAGCCCTGGGTGCCCTCGGCGGGCGCCCGGGTCCCGCCCGTCTCGCCGAGCACATGGACCTGGGTGGCCACGGAGTGGAAGGCGGGCAGCTCCGCCACGGCCGCCTCCAGCCGCAGCAGGGCGTCCAGCGCGCCCGGCTCGGTGTCCACCAGGACGCCGGGCACCAGGTCGGCGAAGACGCGTACGCCGTGCACCGCGCCGACCCGCAGGCCGGTGTCCTCGACCAGGACGGTGAGCTGCTCGGGGGTGAAGCGGTGCGGCACCGGGTCCCCCTCGCCCCAGCGGCCGTCCGGGTCGGCGAGGGCCTGGCGGGCCTCGGTGAAGTGCCCGGCGAGCGCGCGGGCCAGCACGGCGCCGCCGAGGCCGGCCGCGAGCAGGCTGAGCACGCCCTCGGGGCGCAGCGCGGCCACCGCGTTGCCGATGCCCTCGGCCGGGTCGTCCACGTACTCCAGCACGCCGTGGCAGAGCACCGCGTCGTAGCCGCCGCGCTCGACCACGTCGAAGAGGCCGTGGGCGTCGCCCTGGACGCCCCGGACCCGCTCGGCGACGCCCGCCTCGGCGGCCCGGCGCTCCAAAGCGAAGAGGGCGTTGGGGCTGGGGTCGACGACAGTGACGCGATGGCCGAGCCGGGCGACGGGCACG comes from the Streptomyces seoulensis genome and includes:
- a CDS encoding AAA family ATPase → MTTYDDRASQGGVPARTESGAGRELTATAERVRASVEDVIEGKPEVVRLALTVLLAEGHLLIEDVPGVGKTMLAKALARSIDCSVRRIQFTPDLLPSDITGVSIWDQRGGDFEFKPGAIFAQIVIGDEINRASPKTQSALLESMEERQVTIDGHTYELPSPFMVVATQNPVEMEGTYPLPEAQRDRFMARVSVGYPSVEAELRMLDVHGGASPLEDLEPVAHAHEIVKLIETVRAVHVSEAVRRYAVELVAATRSHPDLRLGASPRATLHLLRAAKASAALEGREYALPDDLQTLAPSVLAHRLLPTSEAQLNGRSAEDVVREIIQHTAVPTTARQSGYEGLDASPAQPPRPLRPPRGL
- a CDS encoding DUF58 domain-containing protein, with the translated sequence MSAGGRGGVRATLSGLTTRGRSFLAAGVAAAICAYVLGQDDLLRVGLLLAVLPLLCAAVLHRTRHRVTAERGLAPTRVPATGEARVRLRVDNVSRLPTGLLMLQDRVPYVLGPRPRFVLDRVEPGGHREVSYRVRSDLRGRYRLGPLQVRLSDPFGMCELTRSFSAHDTLTVLPRVEPLPPVRFGGEALGHGDGRQRSLALAGEDDLIPRGYRHGDDLRRVHWRSTARHGELMVRREEQPRRSRCTVLLDTRAVAYEGAGPGSAFEWAVSAAASVVSHLLERGFSVRLLTDFGVTVSGEGGSGHERAAAAALMMDTLAVIDHSDGTDLAGAYDVLRDGHDGLLVAFLGDLDGGQAASVARMRRRGGAVAFVLDPDDWTREPTAVPQPNAPLPQRLRVLREGGWTALGVPPGAALEELWRQADRERPGPAALSGKVRG
- a CDS encoding transglutaminase TgpA family protein codes for the protein MSGRARLALCAAAATLMASSALLPLVDGPTWLLLSALLVAVQAGVGIAARRIPLSRSLTLLAQLLVTLVLLTLVFARAEALGGLLPGPDAFLRFGALFGQGADDVSHYAIPAPLTDGIRLLLVGGVLLVHLLVDTLAVTFRRAAPAGLPLLALYSVAAGLSDGAADWLWFLVAAAGYLMLLLAEGRERLAQWGRVFGGAPRAGAPAGGVTAPARTGRRIGAVALGVALVVPLALPTLHGGLLGRAGSGVGAGNGRGGTISAVNPLVSLRDSLNVDDDRQVLSLRPSSGEVPDMYVRIVSLDDFDGTDWKPSQRRIAAVPGVFPAPEGLSDDVRRTTLRTVITAADWYAQDWLPMPYPPSGVRIDGNWRYEPVGMTLVGDHGQTTRGEIYQVTSLELQPTAKQLADAPKPPAALEREYTRVPSRLPDVVARTAEEVTSGARNHYEEAVRLQDWFSVDGGFRYDTEVQVGRGADAIANFLKKKEGFCVHFSFAMAAMARTLGIPARVAVGFAPGTPQGDGSVSVSLRDAHAWPELYFQGVGWTRFEPTPTRGTTPAYTQQDTPSSARPDQELPSRGASREPSAAATGSESCAAQDKSGACADPSAAVAAPGGGGGPSGGLWAALIALGALALVALPLSPMLWRTRVRARRLDGHSPDPARRTLAAWRELTDSAWDHGVIPDDSLTPRGSAARIVRLGQLDGEAGAAVHRVAAALEQVLYAPEPRPAPGLAQDVRRVIAGLAAPVGRGTRLRALFAPRSARRVLWSAQEGWASLRARAAALRPVRGEA
- a CDS encoding DUF3040 domain-containing protein, yielding MPLSEHEQRMLEQMERALYAEDPKFASALEGNGLRTYTRRRVYQAVAGFLVGIALLMAGMVAQLIWISVVGFLVMLGCAVLAVTGWRKAPKPGETPKGHTRRRPVRRKRTVMERIEDRWQRRRDEQGH
- a CDS encoding methyltransferase; its protein translation is MPDPTRPRASLRTAVVWDVLQDALDRRVKATGRDSLDVLDTGGGSGNFAVPVARLGHRVTVVDPSPNALFALERRAAEAGVAERVRGVQGDAHGLFDVVERGGYDAVLCHGVLEYVDDPAEGIGNAVAALRPEGVLSLLAAGLGGAVLARALAGHFTEARQALADPDGRWGEGDPVPHRFTPEQLTVLVEDTGLRVGAVHGVRVFADLVPGVLVDTEPGALDALLRLEAAVAELPAFHSVATQVHVLGETGGTRAPAEGTQG